A stretch of DNA from Azospirillaceae bacterium:
TCAATTCCCTCCTGCAACAGCGACAACTGGTCCGGAAGGCCGGGCTCGAACGCGCTCCGCACCTCGCCGCAACCGAGACGGACATCGGCACGCAGGGTCCGCGCGATGCGCTGCATGCGGGAATTGTCCATCAGGCAGACCATGGTCACGGGCGCAAGCCGCCGGTTGCGGGCCAGGTTCAATGCACGCCGGGTGAGCTCGGTCCCGATGCCGCGGCCCTGGAACGGCCGCTCCACCGAAACCGCCAATTCGGCCCCGCCGGGGCGCCACAACGGGACGTCCGCAGACAGTTCGGCCGCACCGCGCAGGATGCCGTCCACAAACGCGCCCACCACGATGGTCCGCGTCCAATCCAGCCGTCCGCACCGCAGGTCGATACCGGCATCGCCGACCGCACCCGTGAACCGCGAACGGCGGTCGGCACCTTCCAACCGCTTGAGATGCAATGCGTAATCGTTCCGCTCGTTCAGCAGAAGCTTGCGGTAAGCGACCATCCGATCCTCCAGGTCCCGCGTTCCCACGCAGCCCTCGAAGCGCCCCACCCCTAACGGTTTAATCATTTTGGCATCACCGGTCCGACCCTGCCTCCGCCTCTTGCTGCAACGCAACAGACAAAGCCGGAAACCGGTCCTGCACGGCGGGCATGGCTATGCGGTCGATCGGACCATCACAGCCCACCCCCTTGCCCCGCGTGCCCTACCCCGTATTCTTGCCCGAGTGGCGATGGGGGCCCGCGGACCGGCGGATGAGCATCTGGGGTAAGATCGTGGGCGGGGCGGCCGGATTCGCCGTCGGTGGGCCGATCGGCGCATTACTTGGCGCCATGGCCGGTCACGCCGTGGACAGCCTGCAGACGGTCGACGCCCCGCCGGGCGGGGAGGTTCTCGCCAGACAATCCGACACCGAACGGGACGAGACCCGTCATATCGCCTTCACCATCGGCGTGATCGTCCTCGCCGCGAAAATGGCAAAGGCGGATGGGGCGGTGACGGTGGACGAGGTGGCGGCGTTCCGCGAGGTCTTCCACGTTCCGCCGGAGGAGCTGGGCAACGTCACTTGGCTGTTCGACCGCGCCAAGCGCGACAGCGCCGGCTTCGAACCCTATGCACGGCAGATCGCCCGTCTGCTGCGCCATCGCCGACCGGTTCTGGAGCGGTTGCTGGACGGGCTGTTCCACATTGCCCGCGCCGATGGCGGCATCCACGATGCCGAGGTGGAATTCCTGCGCGACGTGGCCCGGATCTTCGGCTTTTCGGATATCGAGTTCGAACGCATCCGCACCAGCAACGGAGCGAACGGAACCCCGGACCCTTATGCATTGCTGGAGGTTGATCCCTCGGCCACCGACGCCGAGGTTCGGGCCGCATACCGCCGGCTGGCCCGCGAGCACCATCCCGACCAGTTGATCGCCCAGGGCGTGCCGCCGGACTTCGTGGCACTCGCCAACCACCGGATGGCCGTCATCAACGAGGCCTGGGCCGCGATCCGGCACGAGCGCGGAATTTGAGGGACCGCCCGCGATGGACACGCCGGGGCCGCGCAATCGAGTGGACGTCCCGGCGGACTGGGCCGCCGCCGCCGCCCGCCTGACCAAGGGCGGAGCCCTCCGCGTCCTGGTGTTGGGCCCGGCCGATTCGGGCAAGACCACGGTGTGCACCCTGCTGCTCTCCATCGCATCGGACCGGGGACGATCGGCGGTGCTGGTCGATGCGGACGTGGGCCAGAAGATGTCCGGGCCACCGGCCTGTGTGACCCTCGGCCGGACACCGGGGCAGGCGATGCCGGATGCGCTTTGGTTCGTCGGCACGACGGATCCGGTGCATGGCTGGGACCGCACGGTGGCCGGCCTCGGCCGCCTGGGACGGCACACGACGGCAGATCTGGTTCTGGCGAACACGGGCGGCCTCCTGGCCGGACCGGGCCGGCGGCTGAAGGCCGCCAAGATCCGGGCATTCGGTCCCGATCTGCTGCTGGCCCTGGGCGCGGGGCCGGATCTGGACCTCATCCTGGCGGACCATCCGCACATACCGGCCCTGCGGCTCGCCCCCTCCGCGCAGGCACGCCGGAAGACGCCGGGCGAGCGGCGGCAGGCCCGCCAAGCCGCCTTCGCACGGTACTTCGCCGACGCAACGACGTGGACGTTCCCCGGCATGCCCCCGGGAACACCCGCAGTCCCGGTCCCGGGGCTCCTGGTCGGCTTGGCGGACCATGCCGGCCGCGACATCGGCATGGGCATTGCCAGCGGCCTGGACCCGGTTTCCGGAACCGTGGCGCTGCGGACGCCGGTGCCCGCACGGATGGTGGACCGACTGTCCTGGGGGGCCATTCACCTCGACGCGGTCTTCCGTGAGACGCGCCCGGCCAGGCCGCCGGCGAGTGCACCGCCCACCACCGAGCGATGATCGGCGCGGCGTTTTGACCGGACGGGACCTTTGCCCGATACGTGCCGTTGGTAGCGGGCACGGAAAAAAGGCCCCCGCATGGATACAAACAGCCCCGGCCAAGGCCACCCCGGATCGGGCAACGCGAGCGCCCCTCCCTTCCGGTCCCTGGTGGTGTTCGGCGACAGCCTGTCCGACACCGGCAATGCCGGCCGCTTCTGCGACGGACCGGTGTGGGTGGAGGTGATGGCCGAGCAGTTCGGGGCCTCGGTGCCCCCCAGCCACATGGGCGGTCCGAACTACGCCGTCGGCGGCGCCCGCCTTTCGGACGGCGTCAATGCCCTGCCGCAGCAGGCCGAGCGCTACCTGTCCGCCCTTCACGCCGCCGGGCCGGCGTCAAGACCGGCGCCCGGCACGCTGCACATCGTCTACGGCGGCGCCAACGACCTGCTGGCGGCCCCGTGGGCGCCGAACCAGACGACGCTGGTGCGCGACGCCATCGCGGCACTCCGGTCCATTCTGGACGGGCTGGCGTCCGTGGGGGCGGTGGACGTGCTGGTGCCGAACCTGCCGAACATCGGCTATGCGCCGCTGGTCCGCAGCCTTGGCCCGGTGGCCGAAGGGTTCGCCCGCGCACTCACCCGGGACTTCAATGCCCATCTTGCGGCCCTGCTGGACGAGGCCGGGACGCGCCATCGGCCGATGCGGCTGCACCGCCTGGACGTGCACCAATTGGCCGAAACGCTGATGGCCGATCCCGCCGCGGCCGGCTTCCGGAACACCACCGTGCCCTGCCCCAGCCGCAGCGGCTGCGACGGCTACCTGTTCTGGGACAACCTGCACCCCACGGCCG
This window harbors:
- a CDS encoding GNAT family N-acetyltransferase, giving the protein MVAYRKLLLNERNDYALHLKRLEGADRRSRFTGAVGDAGIDLRCGRLDWTRTIVVGAFVDGILRGAAELSADVPLWRPGGAELAVSVERPFQGRGIGTELTRRALNLARNRRLAPVTMVCLMDNSRMQRIARTLRADVRLGCGEVRSAFEPGLPDQLSLLQEGIEDWTALVSGLIDRFQPLHWA
- a CDS encoding SGNH/GDSL hydrolase family protein, giving the protein MDTNSPGQGHPGSGNASAPPFRSLVVFGDSLSDTGNAGRFCDGPVWVEVMAEQFGASVPPSHMGGPNYAVGGARLSDGVNALPQQAERYLSALHAAGPASRPAPGTLHIVYGGANDLLAAPWAPNQTTLVRDAIAALRSILDGLASVGAVDVLVPNLPNIGYAPLVRSLGPVAEGFARALTRDFNAHLAALLDEAGTRHRPMRLHRLDVHQLAETLMADPAAAGFRNTTVPCPSRSGCDGYLFWDNLHPTAAAHARLADAALRALPAGIR
- a CDS encoding TerB family tellurite resistance protein, which gives rise to MSIWGKIVGGAAGFAVGGPIGALLGAMAGHAVDSLQTVDAPPGGEVLARQSDTERDETRHIAFTIGVIVLAAKMAKADGAVTVDEVAAFREVFHVPPEELGNVTWLFDRAKRDSAGFEPYARQIARLLRHRRPVLERLLDGLFHIARADGGIHDAEVEFLRDVARIFGFSDIEFERIRTSNGANGTPDPYALLEVDPSATDAEVRAAYRRLAREHHPDQLIAQGVPPDFVALANHRMAVINEAWAAIRHERGI
- a CDS encoding polynucleotide 5'-hydroxyl-kinase, giving the protein MDTPGPRNRVDVPADWAAAAARLTKGGALRVLVLGPADSGKTTVCTLLLSIASDRGRSAVLVDADVGQKMSGPPACVTLGRTPGQAMPDALWFVGTTDPVHGWDRTVAGLGRLGRHTTADLVLANTGGLLAGPGRRLKAAKIRAFGPDLLLALGAGPDLDLILADHPHIPALRLAPSAQARRKTPGERRQARQAAFARYFADATTWTFPGMPPGTPAVPVPGLLVGLADHAGRDIGMGIASGLDPVSGTVALRTPVPARMVDRLSWGAIHLDAVFRETRPARPPASAPPTTER